In Isosphaera pallida ATCC 43644, the sequence CGGCGTCGATGAAGGCCGCCACCCCGCCCAGCTTTTGGGCGTTGGAGACCGCCTGCAGCGCAATCGTGGTCTTTCCGCTCGATTCTGGTCCGAACAACTCCACAATCCGGCCCCGTGGGAACCCTTTGCCTCCTAACGCCAAATCCAGCGACAGCGCCCCCGAGGAAATCCCCTCCACCTCCAGATGGGAATTTTCCCCCATCTTCATAATCGCCCCGGCCCCAAACGCCTTCTCGATCTGGCTGATCGCGTTGAGCAACGCCTTGTCCTCGGCGCTGGAGGCCGTCGCGCCACCACCCGATCCCTTGGATTCGCCCGACTTCGGCTTGGCCACCTCGACCACCTCCCCCGTCTGGATGTCCTCGTTGTCCACCGACCTGGATCGCGACACCACGGCCACCACGCCAAACCTCCCCCCCACCTCAGGACGCTCAATCTGTTGGAGTTGTGAACGCAAGTGTACTTCCGTTCAAAATCTACTCCGCCGCCGGTTTCTGTCAAGTCCCGACCGACGGGAATGGTTCATGTGGTTCGCCGCCGGGAGGCCCCGAGCGCTTGGGTCGGGGCTGTGGAGCGTGGCGCATCGAAGGGATTGCCCCTGATCCGCGTCGAACCTTAAGGGGAGGTTGGGCGTGAATCGGAACGATTGTATCATGGAAGGGCGTCGTCGGGATGGGGTTTGAGGCGGGTTGTCCGATCGTCTTGGGTTAGCGATCCCCCGGCGATTGGAGCCGCTCCTTTTGAAAGCCGGCGCGATGGTCAACCCAACGCGATGGAACCCCGCCAAACGTAAGATAACTCAGCGCGACGCGACACGACGCGACGAGATGGGAGAAGGAGGGCCGAGGACGATGAAGCGATCGCGGGACGGACGCGAAGGAGGCAGCGAAGCGACGGCGGTTGGCTGGTTGATCGTCGCGGCAATGATCGGGGGCGTTGCGTCGCCTTGCGCCGCCCAGGCGAACCGAACCACCGCCGTGGACCCCGACCAGTTTCCCTTGCCGTTGCATCGCGCAATGGAGGTCGAGGACATCGACCGCCAGGGACGCCAGTTGCGCGACCAGATCGCCGAGGCCGAGACCCGCTACGCCAAGGTCCGCGAACTGGCCGAACGCAAAGTGGTTCCCGTGGTCGAACTCAAACGCGAGGCCGCCGAGTTGGACCACCTCAAGGCCCGCGCCGTCGAGCTTCAGGCGTTCCGCGCCCTCAAGCTGCACGAACGCGAGGTTCTAGCCACCGGAATCAACAACGAGGCCATCACCTACGACCTCCTCCTCGCTCTGCTAAAGGCACAGGAGGAGATGGCGCGGGTGGAACGCGAGTTCCGCCGCTACGAATACCTCCAGACCGCCGCCCTGCGCAAAGCCGGGGCCGTCAGCGACGAGGAACTGGCACGGGCCAAGTCCAACTATGACTTAGCGTCCGCAAATCTGAACATGAGTCGCGCCCGTCAGGAACAGGTGGCTTTAGAACTGGCGGTTCGCAAAGGCGAACAAGCCTTCGAGGCCAACGCCTTCCGCGATCTCAAACTTCGCGCCGTCCGAGCTCGTTTGGTTTACGATGAACTCGCCGCCGAGGCGATTCGCAGGCGTTTGGATCTGGCGCGGGAACGGGCGCGGCGCGGTCTGACCGCCAACGCCGAACTCGAAGCCCTGAGCGCCGCGTTGAAGCAGGCTCAGGCCGAAGTCGAGGCCGACCGCACGGAACTCGAACGGTTCGCCAACGAGACGATCGAACCGCCACCCCCCTTAAACCCGCCCACCAATCCCGCCGCCCCTGTCCCGCCCCGGACCCAACCCCGCTCTGGTCCCGACACGGCCACCCACGTTTCATCCTCTCCAAGGCTCAACGGCTGAGAGGAAACCAGACTCGGTCCCTTCCGTCCGACGATCGATCGCGTCCGCCTTGGTCCGTTTCGACCTCCGCGTCTCCCCTCTCCCTTTTGCGACGCCTCATGGAAGGCCAAAGAGGAGTGACGAATGAACTCGGATCGTTTTCAACCCCCGTCACACCGTTCGCCTGTGGTCAGCCGCCGTTTGACGGGGACGCTCCTCGCGCTGGCGGCCCTCGGCCCCTGGTCGCTTTCAGCGTGGGGACAGAACCAGGATTTGGTGCTACTCAAGGATGGACGGGTGTTGCAAGGCGTCGTGGAGCGGGACAACGTCTTTTTTATAGTGGCCGACTCGATGCGTCGGATCACCCTCAGACGCAACTGGGTCGCCTCGACCGACCCGGCCCCCAACCCACCAACCCCCGCGGACATCCGCCTGTTCCACGCCAATATGGTCCAGGGCGGCGACATGCCGGAGTTCGCCCTCAATTTCAAGGTGGGCCAGTGGAATGCAGAATTGCGCCGGGAGGTGTCCTACGTCGGCACCCGCGACGGACGCGCTACCGAGTTCATCCAGGCGGTTCACCTGCTTGGTCCTAAGGTATGCGAGATTCGAGGCCTCAACCGCTTCTGGAAAGCCAACCACGCCACGTCGGAAATCCCCAAGGAACTCATTTTGGGCATGTTCCGACGGATCAAGGCCGACAACCTCGACAACCCTGAAGCGCTGAAGAAATTGACGATCTTCCTCATCCAGGCTGACTGGCTTGAGGAGGCGTTGATCGAACTCGACGAGTTGGCCCGTCGCTTTCCCGGCGAGGCAGAAGCGGTCGAGCGAACCCGCTCCAGCGTGCTAAACCTGATCGCGCGACGGGAACTGGAGGGGGCCCAAGCGGCGCTCAAGCGGGGGCGGCCCAGGGAGGCTCGTCGGCGTTTGGAAATCCTCGTGCGCCGCTTCCCTCTGGAAGGGGAAACCGCTCGCCGGGTCGAAGCCCAACGTCTGGAGTGGGAGACCCGTGATCGCTTCGATCGAGAGTTGGCCGAGCGTCTGGTTCTGGCCGCCGACGCCTTGCCCCCCAACGACCGGGCCGCCTGGAGTCCCGCCCTGATCGAGATGCTTCAAGCCCTGGCCGAAGTGCCCGACATTGTGGGTCCGCTTATCGAAATCGCTCTGGACGAAACCGCCGCCCCCCACTCGCGTGTGGCTGCGGGTCTCAACGCCGCCAACGCCAACGCCAACGGCAACGCCAACGCGCCCGCCGAGGTGACGCTTCCGGGTAGTCCCATCGACGTGCCGCCCCCCCCAAGCGTGACCAACCCACCTGCGTTGGGGAACGATCCTCCAACCGCTCCCGCAACTGCCGACCCCGCCCAGGCTCCCTCTCCGGCACCGGACAACGCCTCGCCGGCGTCGTCGCGTTTTGCGCGGGCCGCGTCGATCTTCGTAGCGGGGCCGGAACAGATGACCGGCGACCTCGACGCCGCAGCGTTGCTCTGGAACGCGCGGGCGCTGTTGCGGGCGATTCTGGCCGACGACAACGATCCACCGCCCGACCTGATCGCCCAGCTGGACGCGCTGGGGGTGGACGCTCCCCTCGCCCTGACCTTGATTCAACGGATGCCGCCGGTTCGAGCCGATCGCTCGGCCGCCTCGGGCATGGTCCGCACCTGGCGGACCCGGGACTCCGAGTCGCCCGATTCGGTCGAATATGTGGTCCAGCTGCCCGAGGAATACCACCCGTTGCGGTCCTATCCGGCGGTCATCGCCCTTCACGACGGCGACGGCCCCGAACAGGCCCGCGCCCTTTGGGGTCCGGAGGCGGCCCGCCGCGGTTTCATCCTAATCGCCCCCGAGTATCGACTGCCTAATCGTCCCGCCGACTACGGCTTCACCCGCGAGGAACACGCCGCGGTCGAGTTGGCGCTACGCGACGCCTCCAAACGCCTGGCGATCGACACCGACCGCGTCGGCCTGGTCGGCTCGCTGTTTGGCGGCACTATGGCCTGGGATGTCGGCCTGTCCCACCCCGGACGCTTCAACGGCGTGGTGGCGATGTCGGCCCTCCCCGGCAAACATATCGCCGCCTATAAACCCAACGCCAAGCTCGCCTCGCTCTACATCATCCAAGGCAAGCTAACCCCCGGCTGCGATCGGATCATCGCCGAGGGCTGCCGCGCATTGATCGGCTCTAACAACGACTTGACCTATGTGGAATATTACCATCGCGGCCTGGAAACCATCGCTGGGGAAGTGCCCGCCGCCTACGACTGGCTGGAGGCCCGCAAACGCAACACCTACCCCAGCGAGTTCAAGGTGGTCGCGGGCCGCGAGGGGGACACCCGGTTTTACGGCACCGTCATCAACGCCTTCGCCCCCGGACGGGCCCCCGACCCGGCCGGGATCGACGCCACCGGCTCCAACCTCAAGCCCGCCACCCTCTCCTGGTCCCTCAACCCCCGGACCAATTCGATCAAGCTGGAGACCGACGGCGTGACCTCGCTGGATGTTTGGTTGCCGCCCGTTGGCCTGGACCCTCAACGACCCGTCGAGTTGCGGGTCAACGGGAAAACGTGGTTCAAAGGACTGATTCCCCGCGACTTGGAGCCAATGCTCCGCGACCTGCGTATCCGCGGCGACCGCCGCCAAACTTACCTGTTCCGAGTTCAGGCCGGATGACCGCCTCGCCCCCTCATCCCCCCTCCCCCGCGCTTCGGCAACGGGCCGCGACCGTGCGGTTGCTCGCCATCGACATCGATGGCACCCTGCTGGATCGTTCGGGACGGCTTCTCCCCAGCACCGCCCAGGCGGTCGCCCGCGTCGCCGAGGCCGGCATTCGCCCCGTGCTTTGCACCGGACGCCGCCATCGTCGCGCTCGTCCGGTCGCCGAGCAACTGGGACTCGACGCGCCTCTGGTGTGCAACAGCGGCGCGGTCGTCAAGTCGCGCCAAGGGGACCGGACCCTGCATCGGGCTGACCTGCCGCCGGGGATCGCCGCTGAACTCGTGCGTCTGTTTGAGAGCCGAGGCCATCGCGCTTTGTCATTTCTCGACGACCCCGCCGACGGGGCCGACTTTGTTACCGCCGCCGACCCCTCCGGCGATCCCTACCTCGACCGCTACCTCGACGTCAACCGCGGCCACGGGCGTTACGACCCGTCCTGGAAAACCACCATCGACCGCGAACCGCATTATCATGTTTGCTGCTTCGGCGAGTTCGAGGCGATGCGGCCTCTCGCCGAAACCGCCCTGCAACGGTTCGGCGCGGCGATTCAGCCGTTCGTGCAACGTAGTCCTAGCGGTCTGGGATATGTCTGCGAGATTGTCCGGGGCGACGCCTCCAAGTGGTCGGCGGTCATCACCCTGGCCCGGCAATGGGGCATCGAACCCGACGAAATCGCCGCCATCGGCGACGACATGAACGATCTGGCCATGATCCGTCACGCCGCCCTCGGGGTGGCGATGGGCCACGCTCCCGAAGCCGTCCGCGCCGCCGCCGATTGGGTCACCGCCGACCACGACCACGACGGCCTCAGCCGATTCATCGACGACCTGCTGCTGGCCGATCGTTGAACGCCCTAGCACCGCGCATCCCGTCAATGCGCCATCCTTCTCCTTTCAATCCTTCAGGGACGCCTCGATGGTCTTGATCCGGCCGCGTGGGGTGGTGGCTCTCACCGCGTTGGAACTGATGGTCGGCCTTGGCGCGCCCCCCCAAGGCGAGTCTCCCACGGAATGGTTCGACGACCAGGCGTCCTCCTGGGGTTTAACGGTGTTTCAATACGTCGATGGGTCGCGTGGGCGGCGCGATCTGGTGGAAATCATGGGCGGCGGGGTCGCGTTGGCTGACTTCGACGACGATGGACGGCTCGATGTGTGGCTCGCCAACGGCGGGCCGATCGGTCCTGGCTCCCCCCCCGACGACCCGCCCAGCGCCCTGTTCCTTCAAACCCGACCCGGACGATTCCTCCCGGCCGATCCGCCAATCCCCGGCCCCTCCTACGCGATGGGAGCCGCCGTGGGCGACTTCGACGGCGATGGCCGCCGCGATTTGCTCGTCACCGGTTGGCGAGGGCTGGCCCTGCTCCGCAACCTGGGTGGCGGACGATTCGAGGAGACCTCCGATCGCCTGGAGTTCTCCCAGGTGAAGAACGTCCCGAAGCTGGACGAACTCTGGACCACCTCCGCCGCCTGGGGCGATCTCGACGGCGACGGCGATTTAGATTTATATATCTGCGCTTACGTGCACTATGATCCAACCCGCGCGCCGTACTGCGCCGCGCCCGACGGTCGGCGGGACTATTGCGGTCCTCTCGACTTCGCCGCTCAGCGCGACCTGTTGTTTCGTAACGACGGCGGCCGTCTGGTGGAGGTGGGCGAAACCCTGGAAATCGACCAGCCGCCCCGTCGTGGCCTTGGCGTCGTCGTCGCCGACGTCAACGACGATGGACAGCTCGACCTGTTCATCGCCAACGACGCCGAACCGGCCCGGTTGTGGCTCAATCGGGGTCACTGGGTCTTCGAGGAGGTGGGCGAACTGGCCGGGGTCGCCTTCGACGCCCACGGTCAGCCACCCGCGGGCATGGGGGTGGTCTGGGCCGACCTGATCGCCGAGCCCCATCACCAACCGACCCGGTTCGATCTGGCTGTTGCCAACTTCTTCGGACGCGGCACCCTGGTTTATCGCAACCTGGGAGCCGCGACGTTTCAAGAGGTGTCCGAATCCTCGGGGCTGAGCGGCGCAACCCGCGACGTGCTGGGCTTCGGCCTGGTCGCACTCGACGTTGATCGAGATGGGCGGCTCGACCTAGTGCAAGCTAATGGTCATGTGCTGGACCGCGACCGCCTGGGCGAACCGTTTCGGCAACCACTGCGCTGGATGCGCAGCGTGGGACCATCCCGTTTCGTCGCCCAAACCCAGGCTTGGGCCAACCCGCCGAGGTTAGGCCGCGGCTTGGCGGTGGGCGACGTCAACAACGATGGCCTGCCCGACTTGGTAACCACTCGCCTGGATGGACCGCCCGCGCTGTTAATCGCCCGCGCCCACAATCGCCCCGGCCTGACAATCCGGCTCCGACCTCGGCCCGGACAGGCCGATCCGCCCATCGGCGCGCGGGTGGTGGTTCATTTGGCGAGTGACGACGGTTCGGCCCGCGACCATGTCGGCGTGGTGGTTGGCGGCGGCTCGTATCTCTCGGCCTCCGACGACGCCCTCTTCGTCCCCCTGCCCCACGGCCAACGAGTCGCGTCGCTCAAGGTCGTCTGGCCCTCGGGGGAAACCCAAGAGTTCGATCCCATGATCCCCAGCGCAGACCAGGAGCGAGAGCGATCGTTCCAACGTATCCAAATCGACCAGCATCAGAGTCGGTACCGATCCCCTGAAGTCCGCCCCGGTCTCAAACGAGGGAATCCTTGATGCCGAGTTTGCCACGACGACCCAAACTACCCTAGCGATTCTCGGGAGAACTTCAACTGAGCTTGAGGGATTCTCGTCAAATTTTCTCTTTTTATTCGAAAATGTCCAGAAAATCAACCGTATTGTTCAAGTCCCGAGGGCGGATTCGATTCCCCCGACGGTTGGTTTCCCCATGATCCCTGGCCCCAACGGTTCGGGGACCAAGTAATCTTTCGCTCCTCACTCCTCTCCCCTCGCTTCTCACACGTGGAAACGACCCCGTTGGGGTCGAGGATCATGGGGAAAGGGAAGGAAGCGAGTCGCTTTGCCACAAGCGGTGTTTGATTCGAACAAACCGGGTAATGGTCCATCGAGCCGATTCTCTTGGCATGATGGTCCGTCGAGCCGAAATCACAGCCCCCCCTCTCAGCCACCGCCTTCCCCTGAGCTGTCCCACCCCGTAAAATGAATTTGGAGCCTCAACGCCCATGCGGTGGGATCCCAACCGGGAAGGACGCGACGTGATCATGGCATCGGATGGAGATAAAAATAGAACTGTTGGCAACGCGCCGGTAGGTTCCGCACGGCAGGAGCGCCGGGGGTTCGATTCCCGAGCGATGCGGGCGGCGTTTCCGGCGTTGCACCGCGAGGTTCATCCGGGCAAACCCCTGGTGTATCTCGATTCGGCGGCCACCGCGCCCAAGCCCCAGGCGGTGCTGGACGCGGTGAGGCGCTACGACGCCGAGTTCCCGGCGAATGTCCATCGCGGCATCCACACCCTCGCCGAAGAGGCGACCGAGGCGTATGAGGCGGCTCGCGCCACGGTCGCCGCCTGGCTCGGTTCGACCGACCCCCTTGGGGACGCCTCGCGCGTGGTGTTCGTCAAGAACGCAACCGAAGCCCTCAACCTGGTGGCGCTGGGGTGGGCCGGTTCGCGTCTTGAGAAGGGCGACGAGGTGGTGCTGACCGTGGCCGAACATCACGCCAACCTCGTGCCCTGGCGGATGCTGGCGGAGCGTCGCGGTGTGACCTTGCGTTACGCCGACCTCGACGCCGAGGGCCGTCTGACCTTCGAGGCGGTTGAGGCGGTGGTCTCGGAGCGCACCCTTGTGCTGGCGGTCACAGGGCTGTCCAATATTTTGGGCACGAGTCTGCCAGTGGACCGTCTGGTAGCGCTTGGGCGTTCGGTCGGAGCGGCGGTGGTGGTCGATCTCGCTCAGGCCGCCGGCCGTTTGCCCGCGCCAGTGAACGGCGGTTGGCTGGAGGCCGACTTTTTGGCCTTCTCTGGTCACAAGTTGGGCGGTCCCACCGGGGTGGGGGTGCTGGTGGGTCGTCCCGAACGCTTGGAGGAAACCGAGCCGATCCTGGGCGGCGGCGGCATGATCGCGCGGGTCGATCTCGATGCGGTCACCTGGACCGAGCCGCCCCACAAGTTCGAGGCGGGCACGCCGCCCATCGCCCAGGCGATCGGTCTGGCCGCCGCGATCGACTTCCTCGACCAGTTCGACCGGGTCGCAATAGCCGCCCACGAACAACGCCTGGCCCAACGCGCCGCCCGCGAACTCGCCGCCCTGGATGGGGTTCGGCTGGTGGGAGCGGGAGCCGATCGGGTCGAACGTCATGGGATCGTCAGTTTCGTGTGCGACGCGGTCCATCCCCACGACCTGGCGCAATGGGCCGACGCCGACGGGGTGGCGATCCGGGCCGGTCATCATTGCGGTCAACCGCTGCATCGCCGCCTTGGCTTGACCGCCTCGGCTCGCGCCAGCTTCGGACCCTACAACGACGATGCGGACGTCGATTGCTTGATCGCCACGGTGCGATCGGCCCTGGCCCGTTTCGGTCGTCATCGGGCAACGGTTGCCGTCGGCTCTCATCGAATCGGCACACCTCGGTGATCCCACGCCGATTCTTTGAACATGAATGAGATGGATTCCATGATTGACCAACTGTACTGCGACGAAATTCTCGACCTGGCGCGGAACTCGCCCCATCGGGGCGACCTGAACCATCCTGACCTGTTGGCTTGCTTATCCAATCCGCTTTGCGGCGACGAACTGACAATCGCGCTGAAACTCGCGCCTCCGGAGAATCCGGACGACACTGACCCAGACCATCGGCGCATCGAGGCGTTTCGGTTCGTGGGACATGGTTGCGCGATCAGCCAAGCCGCCGTGGAGTTGCTGGCCGAGCATCTGGAAGGCCGCACGCTGGCCGAAGCCCGGGCGTTCGGCGAACGCGACCTGCTCGACCTTTTAGGGTTGCCTCTGACCCCGGCCCGGCTCAAGTGCGGCCTTCTGGGGTTGCGCGCGTTGAAGCGGGCGCTCGACGCCGAGGCCCGCGACCGTGGGCGGCCTTCCTGAATTCGATCCGGCAAGGAGATGGATGTAAGAGAGTGTCACCGCCGTTGGGCCAATCCTCGGGTTGGTCCAACGGCGTTCAGGGTTTGGAGAAATGCGAACTCGGGTGAAAGGACAAACCGACCTTAGATCCGGCGTCCCAGGTTGGCGCGGAAGCGGATGAGGTCGGAGTTGTCCACGTCGCCGTCGTCATCAGAGTCAAAGAAATGAACATAGGCTCCAGCCAATGCGAGGCGGAAGTTGCGCAGGTCGGAGTTGTCCACGTCGCCGTCGCCGTCGGAGTCGCCGAAGAGGCGGTGGAACAGCAGCGAAGCGTTCTGGGTCATGGCGGTATTGGAGGCGGTGGAGGAGACGGCCGAGGCGACCACTTCCAGACGCCACCAGCCATCGGCCACCGAGTTCCCCGTTGCCAGCCGAACGGTGGCGACGGTCTTGCCGTTGACGAGTTGGGTGGTCCAGGTCAGGGGGACAGCCGCGCCTCCATTGGCGGGCACGAGGCGAAATGCGGTGGGGGCGAGTTGGACCGCGGTAGAGAAGGCGACCAGCCATT encodes:
- a CDS encoding carboxylesterase family protein; its protein translation is MNSDRFQPPSHRSPVVSRRLTGTLLALAALGPWSLSAWGQNQDLVLLKDGRVLQGVVERDNVFFIVADSMRRITLRRNWVASTDPAPNPPTPADIRLFHANMVQGGDMPEFALNFKVGQWNAELRREVSYVGTRDGRATEFIQAVHLLGPKVCEIRGLNRFWKANHATSEIPKELILGMFRRIKADNLDNPEALKKLTIFLIQADWLEEALIELDELARRFPGEAEAVERTRSSVLNLIARRELEGAQAALKRGRPREARRRLEILVRRFPLEGETARRVEAQRLEWETRDRFDRELAERLVLAADALPPNDRAAWSPALIEMLQALAEVPDIVGPLIEIALDETAAPHSRVAAGLNAANANANGNANAPAEVTLPGSPIDVPPPPSVTNPPALGNDPPTAPATADPAQAPSPAPDNASPASSRFARAASIFVAGPEQMTGDLDAAALLWNARALLRAILADDNDPPPDLIAQLDALGVDAPLALTLIQRMPPVRADRSAASGMVRTWRTRDSESPDSVEYVVQLPEEYHPLRSYPAVIALHDGDGPEQARALWGPEAARRGFILIAPEYRLPNRPADYGFTREEHAAVELALRDASKRLAIDTDRVGLVGSLFGGTMAWDVGLSHPGRFNGVVAMSALPGKHIAAYKPNAKLASLYIIQGKLTPGCDRIIAEGCRALIGSNNDLTYVEYYHRGLETIAGEVPAAYDWLEARKRNTYPSEFKVVAGREGDTRFYGTVINAFAPGRAPDPAGIDATGSNLKPATLSWSLNPRTNSIKLETDGVTSLDVWLPPVGLDPQRPVELRVNGKTWFKGLIPRDLEPMLRDLRIRGDRRQTYLFRVQAG
- a CDS encoding Cof-type HAD-IIB family hydrolase — protein: MTASPPHPPSPALRQRAATVRLLAIDIDGTLLDRSGRLLPSTAQAVARVAEAGIRPVLCTGRRHRRARPVAEQLGLDAPLVCNSGAVVKSRQGDRTLHRADLPPGIAAELVRLFESRGHRALSFLDDPADGADFVTAADPSGDPYLDRYLDVNRGHGRYDPSWKTTIDREPHYHVCCFGEFEAMRPLAETALQRFGAAIQPFVQRSPSGLGYVCEIVRGDASKWSAVITLARQWGIEPDEIAAIGDDMNDLAMIRHAALGVAMGHAPEAVRAAADWVTADHDHDGLSRFIDDLLLADR
- a CDS encoding CRTAC1 family protein; the encoded protein is MVLIRPRGVVALTALELMVGLGAPPQGESPTEWFDDQASSWGLTVFQYVDGSRGRRDLVEIMGGGVALADFDDDGRLDVWLANGGPIGPGSPPDDPPSALFLQTRPGRFLPADPPIPGPSYAMGAAVGDFDGDGRRDLLVTGWRGLALLRNLGGGRFEETSDRLEFSQVKNVPKLDELWTTSAAWGDLDGDGDLDLYICAYVHYDPTRAPYCAAPDGRRDYCGPLDFAAQRDLLFRNDGGRLVEVGETLEIDQPPRRGLGVVVADVNDDGQLDLFIANDAEPARLWLNRGHWVFEEVGELAGVAFDAHGQPPAGMGVVWADLIAEPHHQPTRFDLAVANFFGRGTLVYRNLGAATFQEVSESSGLSGATRDVLGFGLVALDVDRDGRLDLVQANGHVLDRDRLGEPFRQPLRWMRSVGPSRFVAQTQAWANPPRLGRGLAVGDVNNDGLPDLVTTRLDGPPALLIARAHNRPGLTIRLRPRPGQADPPIGARVVVHLASDDGSARDHVGVVVGGGSYLSASDDALFVPLPHGQRVASLKVVWPSGETQEFDPMIPSADQERERSFQRIQIDQHQSRYRSPEVRPGLKRGNP
- a CDS encoding aminotransferase class V-fold PLP-dependent enzyme, which codes for MRAAFPALHREVHPGKPLVYLDSAATAPKPQAVLDAVRRYDAEFPANVHRGIHTLAEEATEAYEAARATVAAWLGSTDPLGDASRVVFVKNATEALNLVALGWAGSRLEKGDEVVLTVAEHHANLVPWRMLAERRGVTLRYADLDAEGRLTFEAVEAVVSERTLVLAVTGLSNILGTSLPVDRLVALGRSVGAAVVVDLAQAAGRLPAPVNGGWLEADFLAFSGHKLGGPTGVGVLVGRPERLEETEPILGGGGMIARVDLDAVTWTEPPHKFEAGTPPIAQAIGLAAAIDFLDQFDRVAIAAHEQRLAQRAARELAALDGVRLVGAGADRVERHGIVSFVCDAVHPHDLAQWADADGVAIRAGHHCGQPLHRRLGLTASARASFGPYNDDADVDCLIATVRSALARFGRHRATVAVGSHRIGTPR
- a CDS encoding iron-sulfur cluster assembly scaffold protein, whose product is MIDQLYCDEILDLARNSPHRGDLNHPDLLACLSNPLCGDELTIALKLAPPENPDDTDPDHRRIEAFRFVGHGCAISQAAVELLAEHLEGRTLAEARAFGERDLLDLLGLPLTPARLKCGLLGLRALKRALDAEARDRGRPS